From the Arvicola amphibius chromosome 2, mArvAmp1.2, whole genome shotgun sequence genome, one window contains:
- the Pcbp1 gene encoding poly(rC)-binding protein 1, whose protein sequence is MDAGVTESGLNVTLTIRLLMHGKEVGSIIGKKGESVKRIREESGARINISEGNCPERIITLTGPTNAIFKAFAMIIDKLEEDINSSMTNSTAASRPPVTLRLVVPATQCGSLIGKGGCKIKEIRESTGAQVQVAGDMLPNSTERAITIAGVPQSVTECVKQICLVMLETLSQSPQGRVMTIPYQPMPASSPVICAGGQDRCSDAAGYPHATHDLEGPPLDAYSIQGQHTISPLDLAKLNQVARQQSHFAMMHGGTGFAGIDSSSPEVKGYWASLDASTQTTHELTIPNNLIGCIIGRQGANINEIRQMSGAQIKIANPVEGSSGRQVTITGSAASISLAQYLINARLSSEKGMGCS, encoded by the coding sequence ATGGACGCCGGTGTGACTGAAAGCGGACTCAACGTGACTCTCACCATTCGGCTGCTGATGCACGGAAAGGAAGTAGGCAGCATCATCGGGAAGAAAGGGGAGTCGGTGAAGAGGATCCGCGAGGAGAGCGGCGCGCGGATCAACATCTCGGAGGGGAACTGCCCGGAGAGAATCATCACGCTGACCGGGCCCACCAATGCCATCTTTAAGGCCTTCGCCATGATCATCGACAAGCTGGAGGAAGATATCAACAGCTCCATGACCAACAGTACGGCGGCCAGCAGGCCCCCGGTCACCCTTCGGCTGGTGGTGCCCGCCACCCAGTGCGGCTCGCTGATCGGCAAGGGCGGCTGCAAGATCAAGGAGATCCGCGAGAGCACGGGGGCCCAGGTCCAGGTGGCGGGGGATATGCTTCCCAACTCGACCGAGCGGGCCATCACTATCGCCGGCGTGCCGCAGTCGGTCACCGAGTGTGTCAAGCAGATCTGCCTGGTCATGCTGGAGACGCTCTCCCAGTCTCCGCAAGGGAGAGTCATGACCATCCCGTACCAGCCCATGCCGGCCAGCTCGCCAGTCATCTGCGCGGGCGGCCAAGATCGCTGCAGCGACGCGGCCGGCTACCCCCACGCCACCCACGACCTGGAGGGACCACCTCTAGACGCCTACTCGATTCAAGGACAACACACCATTTCTCCGCTCGATCTGGCCAAGCTGAACCAGGTGGCAAGACAACAGTCTCACTTTGCCATGATGCACGGCGGGACGGGATTCGCCGGAATTGACTCCAGCTCTCCAGAGGTGAAAGGCTATTGGGCAAGTTTGGATGCATCTACTCAAACCACCCATGAACTCACCATTCCAAATAACTTAATCGGCTGCATAATCGGGCGTCAAGGCGCCAACATCAATGAGATCCGCCAGATGTCCGGGGCCCAGATCAAAATTGCCAACCCAGTGGAAGGCTCTTCTGGAAGGCAGGTCACTATTACTGGCTCGGCTGCCAGCATTAGCCTGGCCCAGTATCTAATCAATGCCAGGCTTTCCTCTGAGAAGGGCATGGGGTGCAGCTAG